One segment of Ananas comosus cultivar F153 unplaced genomic scaffold, ASM154086v1, whole genome shotgun sequence DNA contains the following:
- the LOC109705027 gene encoding uncharacterized protein LOC109705027 isoform X1 yields MATRRAASLYGLLLRRPPPTPTSAAASAAASAAPFHRRDFEAFSYGTWRHYSNCKPASPIKLNSFRSAIYPFSTSARSEVGESKISIGPKTKELEKDDEDANVVYRGPISSTIKKVKLLSLSTCCLSVSLGPVITFMTSPGMNVILKGAVASTVIFLSASTTAALHWFVSPYIHKLRWRPGSDSFEVVMMSWLATPISKTIKFADVVPPATNRPFVTFKADGSFYFVDVEHFHNKALLARLTPDNRAHQSAFKNL; encoded by the exons ATGGCGACGAGACGAGCCGCTTCTCTCTacggcctcctcctccgccgccctccgccgACGCCAacgtcggcggcggcgtcggcggcggcgtcggcggcgccgTTCCACCGCCGAG ATTTCGAGGCTTTTTCATATGGAACGTGGAGGCATTATTCAAATTGCAAACCTGCATCTCCAATTAAGCTCAACAGCTTTAGATCAGCAATATATCCATTTTCTACTTCTGCAAGATCTGAAGTTGGTGAAAGCAAGATTAGCATCGGACCCAAAACCAAAGAGCTCGAAAAGGATGACGAAGATGCTAATGTTGTGTACCGAGGACCTATCTCCTCAACCATAAAGAAAGTGAAGCTTCTGTCTCTCTCGACGTGCTGCCTTTCTGTCTCTCTTGGACCAGTCATAACATTCATGACTTCACCCGGCATGAACGTAATCTTAAAAGGTGCGGTTGCTTCTACTGTGATATTCTTAAGTGCTTCTACCACCGCGGCTTTGCATTGGTTTGTGAGCCCCTACATTCACAAGCTGAGGTGGCGGCCAGGTTCAGATAGCTTTGAGGTGGTGATGATGTCATGGCTGGCCACACCAATCTCGAAGACAATCAAGTTTGCTGATGTGGTGCCGCCGGCAACCAACCGGCCGTTTGTTACGTTCAAGGCGGATGGTAGCTTCTACTTCGTTGATGTTGAGCATTTCCACAACAAAGCCTTGTTGGCGAGATTGACGCCTGATAATCGGGCTCATCAATCAGCTTTCAAGAACCTTTAA
- the LOC109705027 gene encoding uncharacterized protein LOC109705027 isoform X2 — protein sequence MATRRAASLYGLLLRRPPPTPTSAAASAAASAAPFHRRDFEAFSYGTWRHYSNCKPASPIKLNSFRSAIYPFSTSARSEVGESKISIGPKTKELEKDDEDANVVYRGPISSTIKKVKLLSLSTCCLSVSLGPVITFMTSPGMNVILKGSDSFEVVMMSWLATPISKTIKFADVVPPATNRPFVTFKADGSFYFVDVEHFHNKALLARLTPDNRAHQSAFKNL from the exons ATGGCGACGAGACGAGCCGCTTCTCTCTacggcctcctcctccgccgccctccgccgACGCCAacgtcggcggcggcgtcggcggcggcgtcggcggcgccgTTCCACCGCCGAG ATTTCGAGGCTTTTTCATATGGAACGTGGAGGCATTATTCAAATTGCAAACCTGCATCTCCAATTAAGCTCAACAGCTTTAGATCAGCAATATATCCATTTTCTACTTCTGCAAGATCTGAAGTTGGTGAAAGCAAGATTAGCATCGGACCCAAAACCAAAGAGCTCGAAAAGGATGACGAAGATGCTAATGTTGTGTACCGAGGACCTATCTCCTCAACCATAAAGAAAGTGAAGCTTCTGTCTCTCTCGACGTGCTGCCTTTCTGTCTCTCTTGGACCAGTCATAACATTCATGACTTCACCCGGCATGAACGTAATCTTAAAAG GTTCAGATAGCTTTGAGGTGGTGATGATGTCATGGCTGGCCACACCAATCTCGAAGACAATCAAGTTTGCTGATGTGGTGCCGCCGGCAACCAACCGGCCGTTTGTTACGTTCAAGGCGGATGGTAGCTTCTACTTCGTTGATGTTGAGCATTTCCACAACAAAGCCTTGTTGGCGAGATTGACGCCTGATAATCGGGCTCATCAATCAGCTTTCAAGAACCTTTAA